Genomic DNA from Setaria italica strain Yugu1 chromosome V, Setaria_italica_v2.0, whole genome shotgun sequence:
GGTTGTATAGGTTGCTGTATCAGCGACAATTTCTTCTTTGATCATGCTATAATAGAACTTGGAAGCTTCTTCCATCATTTTCAAATCCTTGTACCCCGTAATAAAACAATTGTAGACAGTAACATCTGGTTTTAAACCATCTTTCAACAGAAGAACAAAAAACTGGAGTGCATGTGACATATTACCCTGTTTGCAAAACCCATTTATGAAAGCATTGTATGCAGCAATGTCAGGTCGAATGCCTTTGTGCCTCATGTCATTGAGCAGCTTCACTGCCAGATCACAGCAGCCGGTCCTACAATAACCATCAATAAAACTGGTATATGTTATTATGTTGGGAGTTATACCTTTCTCACACATCTGCTGATACATAGCAAATGCTGAGCCCATCATACCAGCTTTCACGAATCCATTGATGATACTATTGTATGTCATTGTGCTTGGTACAAAACCTTCACTTATAAATCTCTTCAACATTTCATCAACTTCACAAACACGATCAGCCATGCAAAGTCCATTTATGAGAATGTTATATGTAAAGTCATTGCAAGAAACTCCATTCTGATGCATTTCATCGAGGAGGGAATAGGCCTTGTCAAAAGCATTCTTCTTGATGTAACCCTTCATCAGAGTTGTGTAAGTGACCTCATTAGGTGTGAATCCTTTCCCAGGCATCTCAGAGTATAACTTGAGTGCTTCATCCATGCACCCCTTCTCACAGTAACCCAGCAGCAAGCTGTGATATGTCACAATAGATGGTTTTACTCCAGCTTCCTTCATCTTATCCCATAAGTTGAGTGCCTCGCGGAGTTTGTGACGCTGGCAAAGCCAATGAATTAGACAATTGTATGTGAAGACATCCGGCACCCCAGTATCAGCCACAACCTCAAGCAAGCCAATGGCATCCTCCCACCGCTTGTCTCTTAATAGACCTTTTATCACCAAATTGAACCCATGCGTGCTTGACAGCAATCCCTGCTCTATCATCTGATGGCATAGCTCATATGCCTTATCTGTCATCCCCTCTGCATCACAACCTTTGATCAGAACCCCATATGTCACATTGGTCAGTGCCACACCATCCCTGACAGCCTCGTCAAATAAATCCAGCGCTTTCCCAACTTCACCAAGCAAGCAATACCCATGCATCAATGTCGTCGCGAGAACCACATCCATCTTCTTTCCAGCAACCAGCAGCATCTGATCCTTCACCTGCAGCGCCTCCTCCATCCTTCCTGCCTTCACGAGCACATCCACCACAGAACTGTACGTCAAGTCCCATGGCCTGAAGCCGGCCTCCCTCATCTCCCCCAGCACCTGGACCGCTCTGTCTGCATCGCGCAGCTTGCACGAGGCCGCGATTGTGAGGGAATACACGCGCTCGTCGGGCTTGACCCCGGCCCTGGCCATTTCATCGAACAGTCTGACGGCGTCCCCGTGCATCCCTCCCTTGAAGCAGGCCCGCATGACGGCATCGTACATCATCACGTCCGCGTGGTACCCCTTGCCTCGCATCTCGTCGAACAGCGCGAGCGCGTCCGCGGCCGACGCGCCCCGCGCCGTGACGACGAGCAAATCGGTACGGGACTTGGCGTCCGGGACGACGCCCCGGGCGACCATGCGGGCGTACGCGGCCGCGGCTGCCGAGAAGTCACGGGCAGCGCGGGAGAGGCAGGCGAGGAGGCTGCTGAGGAgcgcggtcgcggccggcgagccggcgtcggcggcggagaggacggCGTCGACGAGCGCCTCCGGCGGGAGGCGCTTCGCCAGCGCGGCGGACCGGAGCAGTGGGAAGGCGCGCGGGTGGGTGggcgaggaggcgaggagcgcgcggagggaggaggcgaggtcGTCGGCGACGCccgggccgcgggcggcgggggtTCTGACGAAGTGGGCGGATAGGGGCTCAGCGGCGCGCTGCAGCGGCGGGGCGGGAGAGGATAGTgccgcggaggaggtggtggcggaggcggaggcggcggtggtgcatAGGCCGAGCCGTGGGAgccgcgaggaggcggcggcggcgcggagccgTGGCGGGCGCATGGTGGTGCGGCGGAAGGGGTTCAGGGTTGTGATGGAAATTGGAATAGCGGTTGGAGACTTCAGACTTGGAGACGCAGACTTTCTGGAGCCAAAGGCATAGGACATATAGTAGGTGCATCTCGCTTGAATCTGGTTTTCAAAAATTTCACCTGCAGGCATCTGCTGCATCGTCATTCGAAGTCCCAACTTGGAATAGTTCTGTCTATTACGAGACGCTATTGCTACTATGTTACATTGCTACATTAAGCTGCAGTGTTGCTTAGGGGACGTTTGGTTTCCTTTACTTTTTTAAGTAAGTGTCAtatcaatatttagatattaattaggagtattaaacgtaggctatttacaaaatctattacataagtggagactaaacagcgagacgaacctattaagcctaattaatccatcattagcaaatgtttattgtagcaacacattgtcaaatcatggactaattaggcttaatagattcgtctcgccgtttagcctccacttatataatggattttgtaaatagtctacatttaatactcctaattagtatctaaacattcgatgtgacgggtggcaaacgaaccaaaccaggccttagtGGTTCATTCTGCAGCGGTGGTGAATACTGCTGGTGCATACGGTGAAAGTCTGGACTTGCAAAAAACttcgaaaaagaaaagcaaaacgATTTGCTCGATTACATTGGTTACAGCCTTACAGGATTCAGTGGAAGTTCCAACAATCATTACAATAACCTCATCTAAGGTACACATCAATGGAAAATGGATCAAATGTCACAATCCAACCTTCATTCAAATATTTGACATGACAATGTGCGCATGGAAGGAAAGGCAATGCAGAAACTTCTTCTCTGGCAGGTTAGATACGCCAGAGTTGCCGTGATACATGTTGCGCCTTTGCGGGTGGCAGCCCCCTATTCAAAGTGTTCCCACCAGTTGACGGAACCAAACATCCCAAAACCTAACAAGAGTCATTGCAGTGTGAGAATCATTCAAATGAGCATGGTCGATCCAAAGCAATCAGGTTCAGAAAGTGGAGAATTGGAGACCAACACATGTAAACACGCAGAGAAGTGGAGAAGAACATATCATACTTAGATACAAACCTTGATTAAGTTATGATGACAAAAATTTGACCACAACAGCTAGCGGCCAAAGTGTTTGTGTCAGGTTAATATCACCAGCTGGCTGGTGGGCTTCTCTATGCCTCAGCAAACAGATAGCGCAGTAAAGGACCCACGACTGCTACACTCAGACTATTGCCCAGCATAGCATACCTGCAAAATGTGGATTTCACAAGTTATCTAGCAGGTTGTATAATCATAAACCATTCAGATAGTGACCTATTACTTCTTACCAAACAGCTAAATTTATCATTCATGTTCTTATATCGATTGTAGTTCTAATGCTCTACAATTTCACTCAAGCAAATCGGAATTATATAGTGGAACCGAAACTCACTGTTGCCTAAGGCTTATGTGATCCGGGAAGCAGAAGCTTGAAGGAAATGAATGGAAATTGGCAACCTGAAAATTTATAAATAACACGTGTGAAATGATAGCCAATGGAAGGATGTAAATACATTACGTGTGAAAAAGCAGCTACCTCTCGAGGGGTGAAAAATCGTAGACCTAACTCCTTCAGGGAAGAAACTGCAAGCTTCTCTTCAGGAACACATTTGAAGTTCTAGTGTTCAAAGTAGGTTATCatttaagaaaaaagaaacagaatccGTCAGAAATCAGATTAAAAGAGGCAAAATCAGAGGATGTATAAATGAGTGGAACCTAAACAAAAGGAGAAGAATGTTGAGAGTGAGTCTTACTTCAGATGTAGCCAACAAGGAGCCTGTCCCCTTCACATAGCGATAGTAGCTCTTAGTGAAACAGCAGCAACGCTTGGATTCAGGGTATACAATATCTTGCAGATAGTCAAGGGGTCACCTCAATACCACATCAATCATTACAAGTTAACTAAACAGCATTAAAGTAACATACATAAAGAACCCCATCTAAGgaacaattaaaaaataaaaaaggtaaCTTGATACAAGAATCAAGGATACCCATAGCATTCCCCCACCGCTCAATTAAGTTTAGTGGGACTATGTAATCTTGCAAAATTGTTTCATTACGAATGCCTCCATCATCCTCCTTGACTACATAAAATGCAGTGTTGTTAGAACTGTGAATCAGCCTCCCTCGAATAGAATCATGTCAATTTAAATACAAACGATAGACATTAACATACTGCCAAGGCTGGTGAGTGAACATTCCTACTCACCAAGAAAGTCTTTTACTGGTTTACATACTGGATCCAGCTCTTCTTCAGTTCGGAGGTCACTATCCTGTGATGTACTGTTCATTGTCTGGCTTACGCACATAGGTGTCCAGAGCAGCTTCTTGTTGAATGATGCATTTTGAAACCCCATAGGTTCTCGTTTCGCCTGTCAATACAAAATTGGCAGTAGTTACATAATTGCTCCACACAATCCAGTGGAGTTTTCATAAAATGCACCACAAAGACACAGTTTCTCGTTTCTGAAGGAAACACAGATGTTTGCTGTCACTAGTTATGCCTTTGTCAACATGCTTGGAAAGTATCACAACACATTCCCTGGACTTCCCTCAGGTAATAGAGAGTTTAAGAAGTTATGAGCAAATAAAAATGAATATAAGAGCTGTAAGAATGCCATAACAGTATGACAAAATCTTGGCATGCCAAGATACTCAAAAGTTCCTACCAAACAAAAGTAGCGAGGTCTAGAATATGGGACACCAAACTGCAATGGGCTTAGGATGAATTCTTGTAAGTTAAAATTGAGACTTGAAAGGACCTCCAGCAACTGATCATGTGTATCAGACACCTGGCGCAAACAAATAGACACTGTTGAGAAGCTGAAGTATTAAAACCAAAAACAAATCTTCAATTATAGTATGTACCAACCTCAAATCCAACTACATTTTCCACAAATAACATTTGTGGAGGGTGGCTCATGTTTTGCATCAGGTTAAGAATCTTG
This window encodes:
- the LOC101757196 gene encoding pentatricopeptide repeat-containing protein At3g54980, mitochondrial, which encodes MRPPRLRAAAASSRLPRLGLCTTAASASATTSSAALSSPAPPLQRAAEPLSAHFVRTPAARGPGVADDLASSLRALLASSPTHPRAFPLLRSAALAKRLPPEALVDAVLSAADAGSPAATALLSSLLACLSRAARDFSAAAAAYARMVARGVVPDAKSRTDLLVVTARGASAADALALFDEMRGKGYHADVMMYDAVMRACFKGGMHGDAVRLFDEMARAGVKPDERVYSLTIAASCKLRDADRAVQVLGEMREAGFRPWDLTYSSVVDVLVKAGRMEEALQVKDQMLLVAGKKMDVVLATTLMHGYCLLGEVGKALDLFDEAVRDGVALTNVTYGVLIKGCDAEGMTDKAYELCHQMIEQGLLSSTHGFNLVIKGLLRDKRWEDAIGLLEVVADTGVPDVFTYNCLIHWLCQRHKLREALNLWDKMKEAGVKPSIVTYHSLLLGYCEKGCMDEALKLYSEMPGKGFTPNEVTYTTLMKGYIKKNAFDKAYSLLDEMHQNGVSCNDFTYNILINGLCMADRVCEVDEMLKRFISEGFVPSTMTYNSIINGFVKAGMMGSAFAMYQQMCEKGITPNIITYTSFIDGYCRTGCCDLAVKLLNDMRHKGIRPDIAAYNAFINGFCKQGNMSHALQFFVLLLKDGLKPDVTVYNCFITGYKDLKMMEEASKFYYSMIKEEIVADTATYTTLIDGFSKAGNIAFALDLYSEMLAMGNFPDDKTFTALTHGLCRNGDIDGAKKLLDEMRRLDVRPNIFIYNMLINACIRNGKLQEAFQLHDEMLNSGLVPDDTTDDLLVSLKPVEASRADSGNPILNSAS
- the LOC101758674 gene encoding tRNA (cytosine(38)-C(5))-methyltransferase: MEAPAPWRVLEFYSGIGGMRYSLMASGARAEVVEAFDINDVANDVYEHNFGHRPCQGNIQTLTASDLDKYKAHAWLLSPPCQPYTRQGLQKHSADARAFSFIKILNLMQNMSHPPQMLFVENVVGFEVSDTHDQLLEVLSSLNFNLQEFILSPLQFGVPYSRPRYFCLAKREPMGFQNASFNKKLLWTPMCVSQTMNSTSQDSDLRTEEELDPVCKPVKDFLVKEDDGGIRNETILQDYIVPLNLIERWGNAMDIVYPESKRCCCFTKSYYRYVKGTGSLLATSENFKCVPEEKLAVSSLKELGLRFFTPREVANFHSFPSSFCFPDHISLRQQYAMLGNSLSVAVVGPLLRYLFAEA